One Oryza sativa Japonica Group chromosome 8, ASM3414082v1 DNA window includes the following coding sequences:
- the LOC136351427 gene encoding uncharacterized protein, producing MAEEKESFEGQWATSDVTEENLKEMVAHGVLPAKEIIGWRPACGSRKRKLVLNDDEGDDGNKSGDKGSPNKLPKRTTPRKKLAGCPMPKIRTSSRKPSDIDPTGKDPDPTVTEPSSSKDSEPTAKSQPTGAHTSDDKANPSDQPPTGNQSAATETTTTQEPPTGNQSDVGPDQETPEVEAQTTTSQGPEAGNDSMIGSPDKEQGSPHAQLGTSSRPPGDDEEEIPRIKAADDSRPPILLKWWDENSQAAGIVINCQKEDEEVCQLKKALGEATRIVNRIHLRNEAKTATLEKLVPHLGTLEAVRYQLHEAKELAKKTEKELRDRIAQLQDSNFELSGSSKAQAARMAQMEKQIEALERNKVELAAQRDSALKEVEDGTSVEAALDLISNAQNAADKIASDVVDQFRNTDLQPSSNNSDDERTDSD from the exons ATGGCAGAAGAGAAGgaaagctttgaaggccaatgggcgacatccgacgtgacggaggagaacctgaaggagatggtggcgcacggcgttctccctgccaaagagatcatcgggtggcggccagcgtgcg gttctcgcaagagaaagctggtgcttaatgacgacgaaggcgacgacggcaacaAATCTGGGGACAAAGGCTCGCCCAATAAACTCCCAAAGCGTACCActcccaggaaaaaactggctggctgtccaatgccaaagattagaacatcttccag gaaaccatccgacatagatccaactggaaaagatcctgatccgACTGTGACAGAACCAAGTTCATCCAAGGATTCTGAGCCGACTGCcaaaagccagccgactggcgcccataCTTCAGATGATAAGGccaatccgagtgaccagcctccgactggaaaccagtcggcagcaactgaaactacaacaacccaagagcccccgactggaaaccagtcggatgtaggtCCAGATCAAGAAACTCCCGAAGTTGAAGCGCAGACGACAACTTCtcaaggaccagaggctggtaacGACTCAATGATTGGATCTCCAGATAAAGAACAAGGATCACCCCACGCTCAGCTAGGAACATCCTCAA gaCCACCAGGCGATGACGAAGAAGAAATCCCTCGAATAAAGGCGGCTgatgactctcgtcctcctattttgctcaaatggtgggacgagaactcacaaGCTGCAGGCATCGTCATAAAttgtcaaaaagaagatgaggaagtgtgccagctgaagaaggcacttggagaagctactcgcattgtgaat agaatccatcttcgcaatgaggccaagactgcaactttagaaaagctggttcctcatttgggaactcttgaagcagTTAGGTACCAGCTACACGAGGCCAAGGAGCTcgccaaaaagacagagaaggaattaagggaccgaattgcccagctccaggattcaaacttcgagctaagtggttcatcaaaag cgcaagctgCCAGGATGGCTCAAATGGAGAAACAAATTGAAGCCCTGGAAAGAAACAAGGTAGAACTGGCTGCGCAAAGGGACTCggccttgaaggaggttgaag acgggacaagcgtagaggctgctcttgatcttattAGCAATGCTCAAAATGCagctgacaagattgcaagtgacGTCGTAGATCAATTCCGCAACACCGACCTTCAGCCGAGTAgtaataactctgatgatgaaaggactgattctgactga